The following proteins are co-located in the Polystyrenella longa genome:
- a CDS encoding S26 family signal peptidase, with protein MRSDTASPTPVAPSSATAESSPGSSQTNTGMMSRARHLMEAIVFLALAVVLIRAFQVEGYLITTGSMATALKGAHAQVDCTHCLFSFAVGASFDESSPNPFHQELSSKQEEFTTCPNCGEPRIPLTESATSQGDQILIHKGGFYFREPKRFEPALFRNPDQPHEIYIKRIVGLPGETILLSEGDLFINGARIVKTLTEQRQLRELIHDEGHPTLHDSQHEIRSRWQPARGATTGWAYSADDYSWTLTPTTDSAEPNFQWLQYQHWLAVGGSHLTQVSLPKPEIKIGLPPLPRDQQEAEESETSASLEEPEKIEEQDLDFPFQLPTGGCPVQFDNENHELSIYGVLTNDWYEKVAKLNKENPEHIAALSQLKAQSHLAPITDFSSYNPNSLLHHARVMNDLMISLRLKSETPSGQFALRLHEGANSYEVVFDLARNEFELFLKDSFQPILTHALPAGDFASGRLIELSTFDRHLLLAVDGQLVLDSWTLPFTSAHQSYARTPVEIAGRQGVFNVQDLRLYRDLYYRSDFPDLVRHATTTPYQIGSNQYFMLGDNSMRSWDSRCWTKPGVPRNFLLGRPLIVHLPSQTAPEELGGHRFNIRIPDLARIRLIH; from the coding sequence TTGCGTTCGGATACGGCCAGCCCTACACCAGTTGCCCCTTCCTCTGCCACCGCAGAGTCTTCACCCGGTTCGTCACAGACGAACACCGGTATGATGTCGCGTGCGCGGCACTTGATGGAGGCGATTGTTTTTCTGGCGCTGGCCGTCGTCCTCATTCGAGCCTTCCAGGTCGAGGGTTACCTTATCACCACCGGCTCCATGGCCACGGCACTCAAGGGGGCACACGCCCAGGTCGACTGCACTCACTGCCTGTTCTCCTTCGCCGTGGGGGCCAGCTTCGACGAATCCAGCCCCAACCCCTTTCATCAGGAACTCTCCTCGAAGCAGGAAGAATTCACGACCTGCCCCAACTGTGGTGAACCGCGCATTCCGCTGACAGAGTCAGCCACCAGCCAGGGCGATCAAATCCTGATTCACAAAGGCGGGTTCTACTTTCGTGAACCGAAACGGTTTGAACCCGCTCTGTTTCGCAACCCGGACCAGCCACACGAAATCTATATCAAACGCATCGTAGGGCTACCGGGTGAAACAATTCTCCTCAGCGAAGGAGACCTCTTTATCAATGGAGCACGAATCGTCAAAACGCTTACTGAACAGCGTCAATTGCGGGAACTGATCCATGACGAAGGCCACCCCACCCTTCACGATTCCCAACACGAGATTCGCTCTCGCTGGCAACCGGCTCGGGGGGCGACGACAGGCTGGGCCTATTCTGCGGACGACTATTCCTGGACTCTCACTCCGACGACAGATTCAGCCGAGCCCAACTTTCAGTGGCTCCAGTATCAACATTGGCTGGCCGTTGGCGGCAGTCATCTCACCCAGGTTTCACTCCCTAAACCCGAAATCAAGATCGGCCTCCCTCCGCTACCTCGGGACCAACAAGAGGCTGAAGAGTCAGAGACCTCAGCTTCGCTCGAAGAGCCCGAGAAAATTGAAGAACAGGACCTCGACTTCCCCTTTCAATTGCCCACTGGCGGTTGCCCTGTCCAGTTCGACAATGAAAATCATGAACTCTCTATATATGGTGTGCTTACGAATGACTGGTACGAGAAGGTTGCCAAGTTAAACAAGGAAAACCCAGAACACATCGCGGCTCTGTCGCAACTCAAAGCGCAATCTCATCTCGCCCCCATCACCGACTTCAGCAGTTACAACCCAAATTCACTGCTGCACCACGCCCGGGTTATGAATGACCTGATGATCTCTCTCCGCCTGAAATCGGAGACCCCCTCTGGCCAGTTCGCTTTGCGACTCCATGAGGGAGCCAACTCGTACGAGGTCGTCTTCGATCTTGCTCGCAATGAGTTCGAGCTGTTTTTAAAAGACAGCTTTCAACCCATCCTCACTCACGCTCTGCCAGCAGGAGATTTCGCTTCAGGTCGGTTGATCGAGTTGTCGACCTTCGATCGCCACCTGTTACTCGCAGTCGATGGGCAACTGGTGCTAGACTCCTGGACACTCCCCTTCACCTCCGCTCATCAATCCTACGCACGCACCCCGGTCGAGATCGCCGGTCGCCAAGGTGTCTTCAATGTGCAGGATCTACGCTTGTACCGAGACCTGTATTATCGTTCCGATTTCCCGGATCTCGTCCGCCACGCCACCACGACTCCCTACCAAATCGGCAGCAACCAATATTTTATGCTGGGCGACAACAGCATGCGTTCGTGGGATAGCCGCTGCTGGACTAAACCCGGGGTTCCGCGGAATTTCCTCCTCGGTCGTCCCCTGATTGTCCATCTTCCCTCTCAAACAGCCCCGGAAGAACTTGGAGGGCATCGATTCAACATTCGTATCCCGGACTTGGCCCGAATTCGACTGATCCATTAA
- the lptB gene encoding LPS export ABC transporter ATP-binding protein, with translation MQLLDCRSLIKDYPGKRAVNGIDFYVDRGEIVGLLGPNGAGKSTTFRMACGLATPTEGTVHLNGVDVTRWPMYKRARHGMGYLPQDDSIFGKLSVEQNIFAVLEYLDMNRRERTFRVDELLEQFGLTDRRTQTSSTLSGGERRRLEIARCLASDPELILLDEPFTGIDPVTIHSIQDIISDLRDSGISILLTDHRERETLTITDRSYIVCAGEVIVSGDAETVLSDPKAKQLYFGKRFDAESIIEGKESFSIADSKHQQRTSQLNDDSELAA, from the coding sequence ATGCAACTTCTCGACTGTCGTAGCCTGATTAAAGACTATCCTGGAAAACGTGCCGTCAATGGCATCGATTTTTACGTGGATCGTGGCGAGATTGTCGGCCTGCTGGGACCGAACGGTGCCGGAAAATCGACTACTTTCCGCATGGCCTGCGGCCTGGCCACACCTACGGAAGGCACTGTTCATCTCAATGGAGTCGATGTCACCCGCTGGCCAATGTACAAACGCGCGCGTCATGGCATGGGTTATCTCCCTCAGGACGACAGCATCTTCGGCAAACTCTCGGTCGAACAAAACATCTTCGCCGTACTCGAATACCTCGACATGAACCGTCGAGAACGGACCTTTCGCGTGGACGAACTACTGGAGCAATTTGGTCTTACGGACCGCCGCACCCAAACTTCCTCAACACTTTCCGGGGGAGAACGACGTCGACTCGAAATTGCACGCTGTCTCGCTTCCGATCCGGAGCTGATTCTACTCGACGAGCCTTTCACCGGGATTGACCCCGTCACGATTCACAGCATCCAGGACATCATCTCCGACCTGCGAGATAGTGGTATTTCCATTCTGCTGACCGACCACCGCGAGCGGGAAACGCTCACCATCACGGATCGTAGCTATATCGTCTGTGCCGGCGAAGTGATCGTCAGTGGTGATGCTGAGACAGTTCTAAGCGACCCCAAAGCCAAACAGCTTTATTTCGGAAAACGCTTCGACGCCGAGTCGATTATCGAAGGGAAAGAATCCTTCTCAATCGCCGATTCGAAGCACCAGCAACGTACTTCTCAGCTGAACGACGATTCCGAACTCGCTGCGTAA
- a CDS encoding PQQ-binding-like beta-propeller repeat protein produces the protein MEVCSGRLIAFNLLAFSTCIASVIAAGEKTTWPEWRGEGRDSILQGVEWPDQINEDSLRLQWQVELQPSYSGPIVTGDRVLVTETVDKKDERVRALDRQTGDELWTDRWPGSLSVPFFAMQNGSWIRATPIYDEGRLYVPGIRDFLVCLDTETGERLWEMDFVKEYDVSLPGFGCASSPLIEGDFLYIQAGAGFVKVNKRTGKPEWRVLVDEGGMHGSAFSSPVVAEINGQKQIVVQTRTELTGLSLETGKAYWSQEVPAFRGMNILTPLVQGNEVFTSTYGGKTWLYQINQGESGSQVDVVWQANQQGYMSSPILIDGYIYHHLKNQRFTCYDWKTGEQQWTTEPFGKYWSMVAAGDKILALDQKGDLLLIRANPEKFELLDKRHLTDDTTWAHLAVCDDQVFVRSLAAQMVYQWTK, from the coding sequence GTGGAAGTTTGTTCCGGTCGACTTATTGCGTTTAATTTACTGGCGTTCTCTACTTGTATTGCTTCGGTAATTGCGGCGGGAGAGAAAACGACATGGCCTGAGTGGCGCGGTGAAGGACGGGACAGCATTTTACAGGGAGTCGAGTGGCCTGATCAAATCAATGAGGATTCGTTGCGGCTGCAATGGCAAGTTGAATTGCAGCCAAGTTATTCGGGACCCATCGTCACCGGGGATCGCGTTTTAGTCACTGAGACTGTTGATAAAAAGGACGAACGAGTCAGGGCTCTTGATCGACAAACGGGTGATGAACTATGGACTGACCGTTGGCCGGGATCGTTATCGGTTCCGTTTTTTGCAATGCAGAACGGAAGCTGGATCCGGGCGACTCCAATTTATGACGAGGGTCGATTGTATGTTCCCGGGATTCGAGATTTCCTCGTCTGTCTGGATACCGAAACGGGGGAGCGATTGTGGGAAATGGATTTCGTTAAAGAGTACGATGTGTCGTTACCCGGCTTTGGATGCGCCAGTTCTCCACTCATTGAGGGGGACTTTCTATATATTCAGGCAGGGGCCGGGTTTGTCAAAGTCAATAAACGAACCGGAAAGCCAGAGTGGCGGGTATTGGTTGACGAAGGGGGCATGCACGGTTCGGCATTTTCGTCACCGGTGGTGGCGGAGATCAATGGTCAGAAACAGATCGTCGTGCAGACGCGGACTGAGTTGACGGGGCTCTCATTAGAAACGGGCAAGGCTTATTGGTCGCAGGAAGTTCCCGCTTTTCGAGGGATGAATATTCTGACGCCTCTAGTTCAGGGCAACGAAGTCTTCACGAGCACCTACGGCGGAAAAACTTGGCTTTATCAAATCAATCAAGGCGAATCGGGCAGTCAAGTTGACGTCGTCTGGCAGGCCAACCAGCAGGGGTATATGTCGTCCCCGATCTTGATCGACGGTTATATTTATCATCATCTCAAGAACCAACGTTTTACATGCTACGACTGGAAAACGGGAGAGCAACAGTGGACGACGGAACCATTTGGTAAATACTGGAGCATGGTGGCGGCTGGTGACAAAATTCTCGCGTTGGATCAGAAAGGCGACTTGCTTCTCATTCGGGCCAACCCAGAGAAGTTTGAGTTGCTGGACAAACGGCATCTCACTGACGATACGACTTGGGCTCATCTGGCGGTGTGTGACGATCAGGTATTCGTCCGCTCGCTGGCCGCACAGATGGTGTACCAGTGGACGAAGTGA
- the lepB gene encoding signal peptidase I yields the protein MSTTRKKNSKTVEAPAKKKHDDGIRETFDSIVFAFVLAFLFRAFAAEAFIIPTGSMAPTLLGRNKDVYCSQCDYEFTIGASSEVDSESGRLQARLNWATCPNCRYDINVRDDNVYNGDRILVTKFSYEFADPDRFDVIVFKYPESPNTSYIKRLIGLPGESIKIEQGDIYTRKSNQDPWAIARKANPDKQQDIQLSVYDNNYRATPLHQAGWPLRWTGMQQQSGKDELDGWVESTTGWQTIDGGAAYQLDGTNSDETAWLRYRHIVPSSRDWDDLETGRPLVQNPVPQLVLDFCSYNTTSFDQGRGGEVPNPARYWVGDLTLSFNADLRDAGNSPELLVELNEGVRQYRCQFDLQTGQVQAQMIDHFLADPEPRALGTADSGVIAGDEYDIRFANVDNRLVLWVNDSVVTFDQPLTYDTPGFPGPRERDLVPAGIAAREVNVVVSDLKIQRDIYYRAEASHDNRGTPLDPSITGMGENDSTNLYTHRTDPETWWKIYINNSDDYSLVFAPLADDEYFVMGDNSPRSKDSRLWENDRAAKNRHAVKESALVGKAFYIFWPHGVPVGNDGKGFPIRYHRDNLNNKTDYPTYSLPFLPQLDKMKRIR from the coding sequence ATGAGCACCACCCGGAAAAAGAACTCCAAAACCGTCGAGGCCCCAGCCAAAAAGAAACACGACGATGGAATCCGCGAGACGTTCGACTCGATCGTCTTCGCCTTCGTCCTCGCTTTCCTGTTCAGGGCCTTTGCCGCCGAAGCGTTCATCATTCCGACCGGTTCGATGGCCCCCACGTTGCTGGGCCGAAACAAAGACGTCTACTGCTCCCAATGTGATTACGAATTTACTATTGGTGCGAGCAGCGAAGTCGATTCGGAATCAGGACGACTGCAGGCTCGGCTCAACTGGGCAACCTGCCCCAACTGCCGTTACGACATAAATGTCCGTGACGACAACGTCTACAATGGAGATCGCATTCTCGTCACCAAGTTCTCATATGAGTTTGCCGACCCCGACCGCTTCGACGTGATCGTCTTCAAATATCCCGAAAGCCCGAACACCAGCTACATTAAACGCCTGATCGGTTTACCAGGGGAATCGATCAAAATTGAACAAGGTGACATCTACACTCGGAAATCCAATCAAGATCCCTGGGCAATTGCACGTAAGGCGAATCCTGATAAACAGCAGGATATCCAGCTCTCTGTTTACGATAACAACTATCGTGCCACCCCCCTGCATCAAGCCGGTTGGCCGCTTCGCTGGACCGGTATGCAGCAACAATCGGGCAAAGACGAACTCGATGGTTGGGTGGAATCCACAACAGGCTGGCAGACGATTGATGGTGGTGCCGCTTATCAACTCGATGGAACCAATTCCGACGAAACCGCCTGGCTCCGATACCGACACATCGTCCCTAGTTCTCGCGACTGGGACGATCTGGAAACAGGCCGACCGCTTGTACAAAACCCTGTTCCCCAGTTGGTACTCGACTTCTGCTCTTATAATACAACCTCTTTCGATCAAGGTCGCGGAGGTGAAGTCCCCAACCCGGCTCGCTATTGGGTTGGCGATTTAACCCTCAGCTTCAACGCCGATCTCCGAGATGCCGGCAATTCACCGGAACTTCTCGTCGAATTGAACGAAGGAGTTCGTCAGTACCGCTGCCAGTTCGACCTCCAGACAGGACAAGTTCAGGCTCAGATGATCGATCATTTTCTGGCAGATCCTGAACCACGTGCGCTTGGAACTGCTGATAGCGGAGTGATAGCCGGCGACGAATACGACATCCGTTTTGCCAACGTCGACAATCGCCTTGTCCTCTGGGTGAACGACTCCGTGGTCACTTTTGATCAACCTCTGACATACGACACACCCGGATTCCCTGGTCCTAGAGAACGAGACTTGGTCCCTGCCGGAATTGCCGCTCGGGAAGTCAACGTTGTCGTAAGCGATCTGAAGATTCAAAGAGATATCTATTATCGGGCGGAAGCATCACACGACAATCGGGGTACCCCGCTCGACCCCTCCATCACCGGAATGGGTGAGAACGATTCCACCAATCTCTATACACACCGGACCGATCCGGAAACTTGGTGGAAGATTTACATCAACAATAGCGACGACTATTCCCTCGTCTTCGCCCCATTAGCTGATGATGAATATTTTGTCATGGGCGACAATAGCCCCCGCAGCAAAGACAGCCGGCTTTGGGAAAATGACCGAGCGGCGAAAAACCGCCACGCCGTAAAAGAATCTGCACTGGTGGGCAAGGCATTTTACATCTTCTGGCCGCATGGAGTCCCCGTTGGTAACGATGGTAAAGGATTTCCGATCCGATATCACCGTGACAATCTCAACAACAAAACGGACTACCCAACCTATTCTCTTCCCTTCCTACCACAACTGGACAAGATGAAACGCATCCGCTGA
- a CDS encoding RHS repeat domain-containing protein, with amino-acid sequence MKHIPHYSSFGRHLLDNLECQTGFLPVVFNALMRFRGSIIDPLDRETDFTFNEQNQQLTRTLPVTGNEQYWYDEEDRNYRSEDFEGNVVDSIFTDEGLLDELQYFNSSADPDVDTPDETVRYTYDDQYRKTSMTDDRGTTYYTYDDDGRITQISSPEGSLNYEYDDLTGPKTRVTTGDPSDVENDFRNDKLDFTV; translated from the coding sequence ATGAAGCATATACCTCATTACTCAAGTTTTGGCCGCCACCTACTTGACAATCTCGAATGTCAGACCGGATTCCTGCCCGTCGTTTTCAATGCTTTAATGCGATTCCGGGGCTCAATCATCGATCCGCTCGACCGGGAAACGGACTTCACCTTCAATGAGCAGAACCAGCAACTGACGCGGACGTTGCCCGTCACGGGTAATGAACAGTACTGGTACGACGAGGAGGATCGAAACTACCGGAGCGAAGACTTTGAAGGAAACGTGGTTGATTCTATCTTCACGGACGAAGGTCTGCTCGATGAACTGCAATACTTCAACTCGTCCGCCGACCCCGATGTTGACACGCCGGATGAAACAGTCAGATACACCTACGACGACCAGTACCGCAAAACGAGTATGACGGATGACCGGGGCACAACGTACTACACGTACGACGATGATGGCCGGATTACGCAGATCAGTTCGCCGGAAGGGAGCCTCAACTATGAATACGACGACCTGACGGGCCCGAAAACCCGCGTGACAACCGGTGACCCGAGTGATGTCGAGAACGATTTCCGTAATGATAAACTAGACTTTACGGTTTAA
- a CDS encoding nitroreductase family protein codes for MPEMSLPELLVSRRTIHQFRTDHPPEELIEQALELARWVPNHKKTEPWRFYWLGAEARQAVVDLNCEMLVETKGAKRAEEKRKSWEEKPGWIVVTAPYNEDPVRQQEDYASCCCAIHNFALFLWSHEIGVKWTSGPVTRDPQLLKIIGAELEREYCVGLLWYGYPEMIPQQNRQPLSDVLIRVP; via the coding sequence ATGCCTGAAATGTCTTTGCCTGAATTGCTGGTTTCGCGTCGTACGATTCATCAGTTTCGGACGGATCATCCGCCGGAGGAGTTGATTGAGCAGGCACTCGAACTCGCGAGGTGGGTGCCGAATCATAAGAAGACCGAACCATGGAGGTTCTATTGGTTGGGGGCGGAGGCGCGTCAGGCGGTTGTTGATTTGAACTGCGAGATGCTGGTGGAGACCAAAGGGGCGAAACGAGCTGAGGAAAAACGGAAAAGTTGGGAGGAAAAACCGGGGTGGATCGTGGTGACGGCGCCCTATAATGAAGACCCGGTCCGGCAGCAGGAGGACTATGCTTCGTGTTGTTGCGCGATTCATAACTTCGCCCTCTTTTTGTGGTCACATGAGATCGGCGTGAAATGGACGTCTGGACCGGTAACTCGCGATCCGCAATTACTGAAGATTATCGGAGCGGAACTAGAACGGGAATATTGCGTGGGTCTCCTCTGGTATGGTTACCCAGAGATGATTCCCCAGCAGAACCGGCAGCCCTTGAGTGACGTGTTAATTCGAGTTCCCTGA
- a CDS encoding BPSS1187 family protein: MIIPYLTHSTHLRESLLMFPRLFLSLSLVPVLFAASAFANEPFEYQDINPQQYNLSARASEIDPRAKEYPEIKFVFGSKEKPQDVEHASVDTSVTPRGKLVIWMMGHNQALFDRLSSYGLHAIQVQYARAWFGILAQGNPVGEHARGNIRLEAATGEDFSDELDLAKPDGMEERALQFVKWLAKENPEGNWEYFINEAGDELRWEDVIMSGASHGSTTSARFAKHQKVSRVVALCGPRDQYQVWQSLPSATPENRYFGFSHVLDSGWIDDHYCRSWELIGLNEFGPIVNVDENKTPYGNTRRLITDFDVMGNNGRAHSSVVPGRSAGKDADGNFIHEDVWRYLYTHPVEEVGDPTPLDNSCVKDQRANLGEK; the protein is encoded by the coding sequence ATGATCATACCATACTTGACCCATTCGACCCACCTGAGAGAAAGTCTGCTGATGTTTCCTCGTCTGTTTTTGAGCCTATCGTTGGTTCCTGTTCTGTTTGCTGCTTCAGCGTTTGCTAACGAACCTTTTGAATATCAGGATATTAATCCGCAGCAGTACAACCTTTCTGCTCGGGCAAGTGAAATTGATCCGCGAGCGAAAGAGTATCCCGAGATCAAATTCGTATTTGGATCGAAGGAGAAACCACAGGATGTGGAGCATGCGTCGGTCGATACCTCGGTGACGCCCCGCGGTAAACTGGTGATCTGGATGATGGGACATAATCAGGCGTTGTTTGATCGACTTTCCAGTTATGGTCTGCATGCCATTCAGGTTCAATATGCACGGGCCTGGTTTGGAATTCTTGCCCAGGGAAATCCGGTGGGCGAACATGCTCGCGGGAATATTCGCTTGGAAGCGGCGACGGGGGAAGACTTCAGCGATGAGCTCGATTTAGCGAAACCAGACGGAATGGAAGAACGGGCTTTGCAGTTTGTGAAATGGTTGGCGAAAGAAAACCCGGAAGGAAACTGGGAGTACTTCATCAATGAGGCGGGAGATGAGTTGCGTTGGGAAGATGTGATCATGTCCGGTGCGTCACACGGTTCCACGACGTCGGCCCGCTTCGCCAAACATCAAAAAGTGAGCCGCGTGGTGGCATTATGCGGTCCGCGGGATCAGTACCAGGTTTGGCAATCACTCCCTTCGGCAACACCCGAAAATAGATACTTCGGATTCTCCCATGTTTTAGATTCGGGTTGGATCGATGATCATTACTGTCGCTCGTGGGAGCTGATCGGTCTAAATGAATTTGGGCCGATTGTGAATGTCGACGAGAACAAAACCCCGTATGGAAATACGCGGCGTTTGATTACGGACTTCGACGTGATGGGGAATAATGGTCGCGCCCACTCCAGCGTGGTGCCAGGAAGATCGGCTGGAAAAGATGCCGATGGGAACTTCATTCATGAGGATGTGTGGCGGTATCTTTACACGCATCCGGTAGAAGAGGTGGGCGATCCGACACCGCTGGATAACTCTTGTGTGAAAGATCAACGGGCGAATCTGGGAGAGAAGTAG
- a CDS encoding mannonate dehydratase, with protein sequence MRLATVLTPLDHTNLTLAAQCGVTDVTLRYPGSDLSLLVEHKQHVEAAGMHVCAIEGYLPIENIKLGNDNRDEDLAELTTLIEFMGKAKIPVLCYNFMAGTDWVRTDIAAPTRGGALTTRFNLQAAKQAVSLNLKEDSSDTKSITTDELWKNLEEFLNQIIPIAEANNVALAMHPDDPPLAEFQGRARIMNSVENFERLLEMNSSAAHGICFCQGTFAEMGVDIPNAIRRLGSRIKYVHFRDIVGSKEEFTETFHDAGQTDMAAAMRAYREVNFTGPLRPDHVPQLIREEGGEPGYTMLGRLFAYGYIRGLMHATE encoded by the coding sequence ATGCGACTTGCCACTGTCCTCACTCCGCTTGATCACACCAACCTGACTCTGGCCGCACAATGCGGAGTCACCGATGTCACCCTTCGCTACCCCGGTTCCGATCTCTCTCTGCTAGTCGAACACAAACAACACGTCGAAGCTGCCGGGATGCATGTTTGCGCCATCGAAGGGTATCTTCCCATCGAGAACATCAAGCTTGGCAACGATAATCGGGACGAGGACCTTGCCGAACTGACTACGCTCATCGAATTCATGGGCAAAGCGAAAATTCCCGTCCTCTGCTACAACTTCATGGCGGGCACCGACTGGGTTCGCACCGACATCGCCGCCCCCACCCGTGGTGGCGCCCTCACCACCCGCTTCAATCTGCAAGCCGCCAAACAAGCCGTCTCTCTCAACTTGAAGGAAGACTCCTCCGACACAAAGTCGATCACCACCGATGAACTCTGGAAAAATCTGGAAGAGTTCCTCAACCAGATCATCCCCATCGCAGAAGCAAACAACGTCGCCCTCGCTATGCACCCAGACGACCCTCCTCTCGCAGAATTTCAGGGCAGAGCCCGGATCATGAATTCGGTCGAGAACTTCGAACGTCTCCTCGAAATGAATTCCAGCGCCGCACACGGCATCTGTTTCTGCCAGGGCACCTTCGCCGAAATGGGAGTCGACATTCCCAACGCGATTCGACGACTGGGCTCTCGAATCAAGTATGTCCACTTCCGCGACATCGTCGGTTCCAAAGAAGAATTCACCGAGACGTTCCACGACGCCGGTCAAACGGACATGGCCGCCGCGATGCGTGCCTACCGCGAAGTCAACTTCACCGGCCCCCTTCGCCCCGACCACGTCCCCCAACTCATCCGCGAAGAAGGAGGCGAACCAGGCTACACCATGCTGGGCCGCCTCTTCGCCTACGGTTACATCCGCGGCTTAATGCACGCAACGGAATAA
- a CDS encoding NUDIX hydrolase, with product MVSYCPEEHGFEKKVPCGDDKQRYVCRDCDWVHYENPKIIVGAVCTWENKILMCRRGIEPRVGYWTIPAGFMEEGETAEQGAIREVFEESEARVQANALLAIYSIPRISQVQMFYRAEMLSPEIGIGIESLETRLFDWNEIPWNELAFPTVKWVLDHYQQSRELTNFAPFTVPADQVDWLAGK from the coding sequence ATGGTCAGTTACTGTCCCGAAGAACATGGTTTTGAAAAGAAGGTTCCGTGCGGGGATGATAAGCAGCGGTATGTCTGCCGCGACTGCGATTGGGTCCATTACGAGAACCCGAAGATCATCGTCGGCGCCGTCTGCACGTGGGAAAACAAAATCCTGATGTGCCGGCGCGGGATTGAACCTCGAGTCGGATATTGGACGATTCCCGCCGGGTTTATGGAAGAGGGCGAAACCGCAGAGCAAGGGGCAATTCGCGAAGTGTTCGAGGAATCGGAGGCCCGGGTGCAAGCGAACGCCTTGCTGGCGATATATTCGATTCCACGGATCAGCCAGGTGCAGATGTTCTATCGTGCGGAGATGCTGAGCCCCGAGATCGGGATCGGGATTGAAAGCCTGGAAACTCGTTTGTTTGATTGGAACGAGATCCCCTGGAACGAGTTGGCGTTTCCGACGGTCAAGTGGGTGCTCGACCATTATCAACAATCGCGAGAGTTGACGAACTTCGCGCCGTTTACGGTCCCTGCAGATCAGGTGGATTGGTTGGCGGGGAAGTAA